The following proteins are co-located in the Brachyhypopomus gauderio isolate BG-103 unplaced genomic scaffold, BGAUD_0.2 sc90, whole genome shotgun sequence genome:
- the LOC143493628 gene encoding uncharacterized protein LOC143493628: MLLCFHSHIHRLTTAVPWIPDARTVTKETCIELGQRVKLSHMLGCGRWVWKYFKGPFTPNSLTILPKQIVTWPPGVAPEPNCITQICCNLGSTHPPTISFSIPIIHVPSQANSTTWIKLKSIEGQEAGVLSTYKRGNNGVDPRKCYNTKELEPAMYECTHIEPLNSTHNTYTSHLFNLSSPQDYSITPKPFVWTKRREGMYCVGRCEADLNLWTGAENCTWTRKYCFNLTTCGYHKPTQCPNTYPVPLAGLIRGNINKTLLHDVNLVMVHVSYNISNILSAYLTHCKAYTKTYTWLKTQIEDLVYDYKSRLAVQIPYSQSRMKRDLFSDITGLFGSSNSLMNTYQISKQSQYTSWLTNQFATGFQHLTNGEDNIIKAVKSEAQALLHLSHMIFNQTHTLELDFACRSYAQDLFTAARQEVLDLRFQKSPRHALADLIEMLDLDRWFKSISMKTIYYAELLTTIMMYNGNECPGCIGFYATYPFIHPEQIFPDSTSIRSLGTVIRDQVVKWDQVTGYLTVKGSEMLLPDQCFNPFSGVHVYLVGLGFPGMCPGQFFNTRHHPDPVLLFQEAHHCPSLHYDRDTHSRVVECFYILASLRGDL, from the coding sequence ATGTTGTTATGTTTTCATTCTCACATTCACAGACTCACTACTGCAGTTCCATGGATCCCTGATGCTAGGACGGTGACCAAAGAAACCTGCATTGAGCTAGGACAGCGAGTCAAATTGAGCCACATGCTCGGATGTGGGAGATGGGTATGGAAGTATTTCAAGGGGCCATTCACACCAAATTCACTGACAATTTTACCTAAGCAAATAGTTACATGGCCTCCTGGTGTAGCACCAGAACCAAATTGTATAACTCAAATTTGCTGTAATTTAGGTTCCACCCATCCTCCTACAATTAGTTTTTCTATTCCTATTATCCATGTTCCAAGCCAAGCCAATTCTACAACATGGATAAAACTAAAATCAATTGAGGGTCAAGAAGCAGGTGTTTTAAGCACATACAAGCGAGGAAATAATGGAGTAGATCCTCGGAAGTGCTATAACACAAAAGAACTTGAACCTGCCATGTATGAGTGCACACATATAGAACCACTCaattctacacacaacacatatacaTCCCATCTTTTTAATCTCTCTTCTCCACAGGATTATTCTATTACTCCCAAACCTTTTGTTTGGACAAAACGTCGGGAAGGCATGTATTGTGTTGGTAGGTGTGAAGCTGACCTAAATTTGTGGACAGGTGCAGAAAATTGCACATGGACACGTAAATATTGTTTCAATTTAACGACATGCGGCTACCACAAACCAACACAGTGTCCAAATACATACCCTGTCCCTCTAGCTGGTCTTATTAGAGGAAACATTAATAAGACTCTATTGCATGATGTAAACCTTGTTATGGTTCATGTTAGTTACAATATTTCAAATATCCTCTCAGCTTATCTGACACATTGTAAAGCCTACACTAAAACATACACATGGCTCAAAACTCAAATTGAAGATTTAGTGTATGACTACAAAAGCAGACTAGCAGTCCAAATTCCATACTCACAGTCACGCATGAAGCGAGATCTATTCTCGGACATCACTGGATTATTTGGTAGTAGTAATTCACTAATGAACACATACCAAATTTCCAAACAATCACAGTACACATCTTGGCTTACCAATCAGTTTGCAACTGGTTTTCAACATCTGACTAATGGTGAAGATAACATTATTAAAGCAGTAAAGTCAGAAGCTCAAGCTTTGTTACACCTTAGTCATATGATTtttaaccaaacacacaccttagAGCTTGATTTTGCATGCAGATCTTATGCTCAAGATCTGTTTACAGCAGCAAGGCAGGAGGTATTGGATCTCCGATTCCAGAAATCACCACGTCATGCCTTAGCTGATTTGATTGAAATGCTTGATCTTGATCGTTGGTTTAAATCAATTTCTATGAAAACCATTTATTATGCTGAACTTCTTACAACTATTATGATGTACAATGGAAACGAGTGCCCCGGTTGTATTGGTTTTTATGCAACTTATCCTTTTATTCACCCTGAGCAAATTTTTCCAGATTCCACCTCTATACGTTCATTGGGTACGGTTATCAGGGATCAGGTTGTCAAATGGGATCAGGTGACTGGTTATTTGACTGTAAAGGGTTCTGAAATGTTGCTTCCTGACCAGTGCTTCAACCCTTTCAGCGGAGTACATGTATACCTGGTGGGACTGGGTTTTCCGGGGATGTGTCCTGGCCAGTTCTTTAATACTCGCCATCACCCTGATCCAGTTCTGCTATTTCAGGAAGCACATCACTGCCCTTCGCTCCACTATGACAGAGACACTCACTCTCGGGTCGTTGAATGTTTCTACATTTTGGCGTCCCTGAGGGGGGATTTGTAG
- the LOC143493629 gene encoding uncharacterized protein LOC143493629, translating to MLLCFHSHIHRLTTAVPWIPDARTVTKETCIELGQRVKLSHMLGCGRWVWKYFKGPFTPNSLTILPKQIVTWPPGVAPEPNCITQICCNLGSTHPPTISFSIPIIHVPSQANSTTWIKLKSIEGQEAGVLSTYKRGNNGVDPRKCYNTKELEPAMYECTHIEPLNSTHNTYTSHLFNLSSPQDYSITPKPFVWTKRREGMYCVGRCEADLNLWTGAENCTWTRKYCFNLTTCGYHKPTQCPNTYPVPLAGLIRGNINKTLLHDVNLVMVHVSYNISNILSAYLTHCKAYTKTYTWLKTQIEDLVYDYKSRLAVQIPYSQSRMKRDLFSDITGLFGSSNSLMNTYQISKQSQYTSWLTNQFATGFQHLTNGEDNIIKAVKSEAQALLHLSHMIFNQTHTLELDFACRSYAQDLFTAARQEVLDLRFQKSPRHALADLIEMLDLDRWFKSISMKTIYYAELLTTIMMYNGNECPGCIGFYATYPFIHPEQIFPDSTSIRSLGTVIRDQVVKWDQVTGYLTVKGSEMLLPDQCFNPFSGVHVYLVGLGFPGMCPGQFFNTRHHPDPVLLFQEAHHCPSLHYDRDTHSRVVECFYILASLRGDL from the coding sequence ATGTTGTTATGTTTTCATTCTCACATTCACAGACTCACTACTGCAGTTCCATGGATCCCTGATGCTAGGACGGTGACCAAAGAAACCTGCATTGAGCTAGGACAGCGAGTCAAATTGAGCCACATGCTCGGATGTGGGAGATGGGTATGGAAGTATTTCAAGGGGCCATTCACACCAAATTCACTGACAATTTTACCTAAGCAAATAGTTACATGGCCTCCTGGTGTAGCACCAGAACCAAATTGTATAACTCAAATTTGCTGTAATTTAGGTTCCACCCATCCTCCTACAATTAGTTTTTCTATTCCTATTATCCATGTTCCAAGCCAAGCCAATTCTACAACATGGATAAAACTAAAATCAATTGAGGGTCAAGAAGCAGGTGTTTTAAGCACATACAAGCGAGGAAATAATGGAGTAGATCCTCGGAAGTGCTATAACACAAAAGAACTTGAACCTGCCATGTATGAGTGCACACATATAGAACCACTCaattctacacacaacacatatacaTCCCATCTTTTTAATCTCTCTTCTCCACAGGATTATTCTATTACTCCCAAACCTTTTGTTTGGACAAAACGTCGGGAAGGCATGTATTGTGTTGGTAGGTGTGAAGCTGACCTAAATTTGTGGACAGGTGCAGAAAATTGCACATGGACACGTAAATATTGTTTCAATTTAACGACATGCGGCTACCACAAACCAACACAGTGTCCAAATACATACCCTGTCCCTCTAGCTGGTCTTATTAGAGGAAACATTAATAAGACTCTATTGCATGATGTAAACCTTGTTATGGTTCATGTTAGTTACAATATTTCAAATATCCTCTCAGCTTATCTGACACATTGTAAAGCCTACACTAAAACATACACATGGCTCAAAACTCAAATTGAAGATTTAGTGTATGACTACAAAAGCAGATTAGCAGTCCAAATTCCATACTCACAGTCACGCATGAAGCGAGATCTATTCTCGGACATCACTGGATTATTTGGTAGTAGTAATTCACTAATGAACACATACCAAATTTCCAAACAATCACAGTACACATCTTGGCTTACCAATCAGTTTGCAACTGGTTTTCAACATCTGACTAATGGTGAAGATAACATTATTAAAGCAGTAAAGTCAGAAGCTCAAGCTTTGTTACACCTTAGTCATATGATTtttaaccaaacacacaccttagAGCTTGATTTTGCATGCAGATCTTATGCTCAAGATCTGTTTACAGCAGCAAGGCAGGAGGTATTGGATCTCCGATTCCAGAAATCACCACGTCATGCCTTAGCTGATTTGATTGAAATGCTTGATCTTGATCGTTGGTTTAAATCAATTTCTATGAAAACCATTTATTATGCTGAACTTCTTACAACTATTATGATGTACAATGGAAACGAGTGCCCCGGTTGTATTGGTTTTTATGCAACTTATCCTTTTATTCACCCTGAGCAAATTTTTCCAGATTCCACCTCTATACGTTCATTGGGTACGGTTATCAGGGATCAGGTTGTCAAATGGGATCAGGTGACTGGTTATTTGACTGTAAAGGGTTCTGAAATGTTGCTTCCTGACCAGTGCTTCAACCCTTTCAGCGGAGTACATGTATACCTGGTGGGACTGGGTTTTCCGGGGATGTGTCCTGGCCAGTTCTTTAATACTCGCCATCACCCTGATCCAGTTCTGCTATTTCAGGAAGCACATCACTGCCCTTCGCTCCACTATGACAGAGACACTCACTCTCGGGTCGTTGAATGTTTCTACATTTTGGCGTCCCTGAGGGGGGATTTGTAG